From the Montipora capricornis isolate CH-2021 chromosome 2, ASM3666992v2, whole genome shotgun sequence genome, one window contains:
- the LOC138038293 gene encoding forkhead box protein D1-like: MRTINMTEFTIEKSVDISVYRQLSPMIIDQHCEIEGSSPNTDLEDIKTERGKSENVLSEEYKQNMGLDLELEEDEPERETRLKSPENSSKTESADPDVKPTHSYIALIAMAILSNPSKKMILGDIYHYISENFPYYRNKDKSWRNSIRHNLSLNECFIKAGRSENGKGNYWAIHPANLEDFANGDFRRRRARRRVRRSNALKFGGSSSAYFRGLGSISTHPSFFPYRTDDGRLHPSLPTLTYVRPTKKSFAIDSIMGSYDFPYLYSPISVRSYPSVGLHGSRDYSAASTLSSAYHNSPLASYGSGMATNASAGYTVSSDSSAFSAYLGSKPGVASRGQNSIRSESWQETLTKLRQQLRKEVP, translated from the coding sequence ATGCGAACGATCAACATGACCGAGTTTACAATCGAGAAAAGTGTTGATATTTCTGTCTACCGCCAACTTTCGCCAATGATTATTGATCAGCACTGCGAAATAGAGGGTTCCTCCCCAAATACAGACCTTGAAGACATTAAAACTGAACGAGGGAAATCAGAAAATGTGCTCAGTGAAGAATACAAACAGAATATGGGGCTGGACCTGGAGCTAGAGGAGGACGAGCCGGAGCGAGAAACACGGCTCAAATCGCCGGAGAATTCAAGCAAAACAGAGAGCGCCGACCCAGATGTAAAGCCAACCCACTCCTACATTGCCTTGATTGCTATGGCGATTTTGAGCAATCCAAGCAAGAAGATGATTCTTGGAGATATCTACCATTATATTTCAGAAAACTTTCCGTATTATCGAAACAAAGACAAGAGCTGGAGGAACAGCATCAGACATAATCTCTCTCTGAATGAGTGCTTCATCAAAGCGGGTCGGAGCGAAAATGGCAAGGGAAATTACTGGGCTATACATCCCGCCAACCTGGAAGACTTTGCCAACGGCGACTTCAGACGTCGAAGAGCTCGACGGCGTGTGCGAAGAAGCAACGCTTTGAAGTTTGGAGGCAGTTCTTCAGCTTACTTTCGGGGACTGGGTTCTATTTCTACGCATCCATCCTTCTTTCCTTATAGAACTGATGACGGTCGACTGCATCCCAGCTTGCCTACCTTAACTTACGTTCGCCCAACAAAAAAAAGCTTTGCGATAGACAGTATTATGGGGTCTTACGATTTTCCATACTTATACAGCCCGATATCCGTGAGATCATACCCATCTGTAGGCCTACACGGCAGTCGAGATTATTCTGCAGCTTCGACACTTTCTTCAGCCTACCACAATTCACCGCTTGCTTCTTACGGGTCAGGAATGGCAACGAATGCTTCGGCTGGTTACACTGTCAGCTCTGATTCATCAGCATTTTCTGCTTATTTGGGGTCAAAGCCAGGTGTCGCCTCCAGAGGGCAAAACAGTATAAGGTCAGAGAGCTGGCAAGAAACTCTCACAAAACTACGGCAACAGCTGAGGAAAGAGGTACCTTAG